One genomic region from Anopheles bellator chromosome 2, idAnoBellAS_SP24_06.2, whole genome shotgun sequence encodes:
- the LOC131211391 gene encoding pheromone-binding protein-related protein 6-like, which translates to MGARGEKLFPAPLRWPLLALALALIAAQHRVNGDEPRRDADYPPPELLEQMKPMHDACVAETGASEDAIKRFSDQDIHEDNRLKCYMDCLFRQAGVVNDKGEFHYVKLQDFLPESIHLITLNWFKRCLYPEGDTPCEKAFWLNKCWKAKDPVHYFLP; encoded by the exons ATGGGTGCCCGtggggaaaaacttttcccggctCCGTTGCGATGGCCactgctggcgctggcgctagCGCTGATCGCGGCCCAACATCGCGTAAACGGCGACGAACCGAGGCGAGATGCCGAT TATCCGCCaccggagctgctggagcagATGAAACCGATGCACGATGCTTGCGTGGCGGAGACGGGTGCCTCGGAAG ACGCCATCAAGCGGTTCAGCGACCAGGACATCCACGAGGACAACCGGCTCAAGTGCTACATGGACTGTCTGTTCCGGCAGGCCGGTGTCGTCAACGATAAGGGCGAGTTTCACTACGTCAAGCTCCAGGATTTTCTGCCCGAGTCGATACATCTCATCACCCTGAACTGGTTCAAGCGCTGCCTCTATCCGGAAGGCGACACTCCGTGCGAGAAAGCGTTCTGGCTCAATAAGTGCTGGAAGGCCAAGGACCCGGTCCACTACTTCCTGCCGTAG